The following are from one region of the Streptomyces tuirus genome:
- the pulA gene encoding pullulanase-type alpha-1,6-glucosidase, whose amino-acid sequence MIPRWRAPARRRTARAGRVAAVTATALAATLVQPLAAGAATPPAPPSDAELAAEPARHDATREQFYFVLPDRFANGDPRNDKGGLTGSRLATGYDPTDKGFYQGGDLKGLTKRLDYIKGLGTTALWMAPIFKNRPVQGTGANASAGYHGYWITDFTQVDPHFGTNKDLETLIDKAHAKGMKVFFDVITNHTADVVDYEEKSYDYLSKGAFPYLTKDGKPFDDADYADGRRDFPEVDGDSFPRTPKVTRNDKVPSWLNDPTMYHNRGDSTFAGESSEHGDFSGLDDLWTERPEVVRGMEKIYQRWVLDFDVDGFRIDTVKHVNMEFWTQWATALDAYAAQRGRDDFFMFGEVYSADTNVTSPYVTQGRLDATLDFPFQEAARQYASQGASAAKLAGVFGDDYKYTTGKANAYEQVTFLGNHDMGRIGSFLKQDDPKATDAELLAKDKLANELMFLSRGNPVVYYGDEQGFTGPGGDKDARHSMFASRTADYLDDDRIGTDRTHAEDAYDTKAPLYRQISALAALRKANPALTDGVQQQRYAADGPGVYAFSRTDGKTGTEYVVAFNNAGEARTATFPTGSAGMTFKGIHGTAAAPKSDRDKKLTVTVPAGSAVVLKASGRLAKPATAPTITLKAPAAGATGTVELTADTDGGQLNRVVFAAQTGNGRWQTLGSADHAPYKVTHPIDKNVAPGTALRYKAVVIDSAGRTASALAASTTGTPPAEEPPTASSRDHAIVHYKRADGDYTDWGLYAWGDLAEGEATEWPKSHPFTGRDAYGAFAWVKLKPGASNVGFLVIDKDGNKDVSTDRTIDVTKTGEVWIEQGKDTVTTERPAYPAPDRTKAVLHYHRADGTYDGWGLHVWTGAANPTDWSSPLKPVKTDSYGAVYEVPLTEGATSLSYIIHKGDEKDLPTDQSLDLKANGHEVWLVNGQEKYLLPQPAGSAAAVDLTTSKAVWIDRDTLAWNGSDAAASTQLLYSRDGAIAAKDGALTGDAKWLRLSKGELSDAQKAKFPHLKEYDAWTVDPRDRDRVREALRGQVVATQHAANRAVLAATGVQIAGVLDDLYPGATKADLGPTFSTGRPTLSVWAPTAQQVSLELGDSTVPMKRDAATGIWSATGPKSWKGKPYRYVVKVWAPSVRKVVTNKVTDPYSLALTADSERSLVVDLDDKALKPSGWSAYTKPRAVPLKDAQIQELHIRDFSVEDRTAKHPGTYLAFTDKAADGSKHLRELATAGTSYVHLLPAFDIATIPEKKADQAKPGCDLASFPADSDKQQECVGKTAAKDAYNWGYDPYHYTVPEGSYATDPDGTARTVEFRKMVKALNDDGLRVVMDVVYNHTAASGQERTSVLDRIVPGYYQRLLADGSVANSTCCANTATENAMMGKLVVDSIVTWAKEYKVDGFRFDLMGHHPKANILAVRKALDALTLEEDGVDGKKIILYGEGWNFGEIADDARFVQATQKNMAGTGIATFSDRARDAVRGGGPFDEDPGVQGFASGLYTDPNSSKNNGTEAEQKARLLHYQDLIKVGLSGNLAGYRFTDTAGKEVKGSEVDYNGAPAGYADAPGDALAYADAHDNESLFDALAFKLPASTSPADRARMQVLAMATATLSQGPALSQAGTDLLRSKSLDRNSYDSGDWFNAVHWRCEDGNGFGRGLPMAADNTDKWPYAKPLLSTVEVGCEQIEGTSAAYRDLLRIRGTETDFSLGTAERVQSRLSFPLSGEDETPGVITMRLGDLVVVFNATPEKQEQRVPALAGAGYRLHPVQAAGADSTVKSSSYAAESGTFAVPGRTVAVFTRSAG is encoded by the coding sequence GTGATACCGAGATGGCGTGCGCCCGCAAGGCGCCGAACCGCCCGTGCCGGACGGGTCGCCGCGGTCACGGCCACCGCGCTGGCCGCAACGCTCGTCCAGCCGCTCGCCGCCGGGGCCGCCACCCCGCCGGCACCCCCGTCCGATGCCGAGCTGGCCGCCGAGCCCGCCCGGCACGACGCCACCCGTGAGCAGTTCTACTTCGTCCTGCCGGACCGCTTCGCCAACGGCGACCCGCGAAACGACAAGGGCGGCCTGACCGGTTCCCGCCTCGCCACCGGTTACGACCCCACCGACAAGGGCTTCTACCAGGGCGGCGACCTCAAGGGCCTGACCAAGAGACTCGACTACATCAAGGGCCTCGGCACCACCGCCCTCTGGATGGCCCCGATCTTCAAGAACCGGCCCGTGCAGGGCACCGGGGCGAACGCCTCGGCCGGCTACCACGGGTACTGGATCACCGACTTCACCCAGGTCGACCCGCACTTCGGCACCAACAAGGACCTGGAAACCCTCATCGACAAGGCCCATGCCAAGGGCATGAAGGTCTTCTTCGACGTCATCACCAACCACACCGCGGACGTCGTCGACTACGAGGAGAAGTCCTACGACTACCTCTCCAAGGGCGCCTTCCCGTACCTGACGAAGGACGGCAAGCCCTTCGACGACGCGGACTACGCGGACGGGAGGCGGGACTTCCCGGAGGTCGACGGCGACTCCTTCCCGCGGACGCCGAAGGTCACCAGGAACGACAAGGTCCCGTCGTGGCTCAACGACCCGACGATGTACCACAACCGGGGCGACTCCACCTTCGCCGGTGAGAGCTCCGAACACGGCGACTTCTCCGGCCTGGACGACCTGTGGACCGAACGGCCCGAGGTCGTGCGGGGCATGGAGAAGATCTACCAGCGCTGGGTACTGGACTTCGACGTGGACGGCTTCCGGATCGACACCGTGAAGCACGTCAACATGGAGTTCTGGACGCAGTGGGCCACCGCGCTGGACGCCTACGCCGCCCAGCGCGGCCGGGACGACTTCTTCATGTTCGGTGAGGTGTACTCGGCCGACACGAACGTCACCTCCCCGTACGTGACCCAGGGCCGCCTCGACGCCACGCTCGACTTCCCCTTCCAGGAGGCCGCCCGGCAGTACGCCTCGCAGGGCGCGAGCGCCGCCAAGCTCGCGGGTGTCTTCGGCGACGACTACAAGTACACGACCGGCAAGGCCAACGCGTACGAGCAGGTCACCTTCCTCGGCAACCACGACATGGGCCGCATCGGGTCGTTCCTGAAGCAGGACGACCCCAAGGCCACCGACGCCGAGCTCCTCGCCAAGGACAAGCTCGCCAACGAGCTGATGTTCCTCAGCCGCGGCAACCCGGTCGTCTACTACGGCGACGAGCAGGGCTTCACCGGCCCGGGCGGCGACAAGGACGCCCGCCACAGCATGTTCGCCTCGCGCACCGCCGACTACCTCGACGACGACCGCATCGGCACCGACCGCACCCACGCCGAGGACGCCTACGACACCAAGGCCCCGCTCTACCGGCAGATCAGCGCCCTCGCCGCACTGCGCAAGGCCAACCCGGCCCTCACCGACGGCGTCCAGCAGCAGCGGTACGCGGCCGACGGCCCGGGTGTCTACGCCTTCTCCCGCACCGACGGCAAGACCGGCACCGAGTACGTCGTCGCCTTCAACAACGCGGGCGAGGCCAGGACCGCGACCTTCCCGACCGGCTCGGCCGGCATGACCTTCAAGGGCATCCACGGCACCGCCGCCGCCCCGAAGAGCGACCGCGACAAGAAGCTCACCGTCACCGTCCCGGCCGGCTCGGCGGTCGTCCTCAAGGCGTCCGGCAGGCTCGCCAAGCCCGCCACCGCGCCCACGATCACCCTGAAGGCCCCGGCCGCGGGTGCGACGGGAACCGTCGAGCTCACCGCCGACACGGACGGCGGGCAGCTCAACCGGGTCGTCTTCGCCGCGCAGACCGGCAACGGCAGGTGGCAGACCCTCGGCTCCGCCGACCACGCCCCGTACAAGGTCACCCACCCCATCGACAAGAACGTTGCGCCCGGCACCGCCCTGCGCTACAAGGCCGTCGTGATCGACTCGGCCGGCCGCACCGCGAGCGCTCTCGCCGCCTCCACCACCGGCACCCCGCCCGCCGAGGAGCCGCCCACCGCCTCCTCCCGCGACCACGCGATCGTCCACTACAAGCGCGCCGACGGCGACTACACCGACTGGGGCCTGTACGCCTGGGGCGACCTCGCCGAGGGCGAGGCCACCGAATGGCCGAAGAGCCACCCCTTCACCGGCCGCGACGCCTACGGTGCCTTCGCCTGGGTCAAGCTCAAGCCCGGCGCCTCCAACGTGGGCTTCCTCGTCATCGACAAGGACGGGAACAAGGACGTCTCCACCGACCGCACGATCGACGTCACCAAGACCGGCGAGGTCTGGATCGAGCAGGGCAAGGACACCGTCACCACCGAGCGCCCCGCCTATCCGGCGCCCGACAGGACCAAGGCCGTCCTGCACTACCACCGGGCCGACGGCACCTACGACGGCTGGGGCCTGCACGTCTGGACCGGCGCCGCGAACCCCACCGACTGGTCGAGCCCCCTCAAGCCGGTGAAGACTGACTCCTATGGCGCTGTCTACGAGGTGCCGCTCACCGAGGGTGCCACCAGCCTCAGCTACATCATCCACAAGGGCGACGAGAAGGACCTGCCCACCGACCAGTCCCTCGACCTCAAGGCGAACGGCCACGAGGTGTGGCTGGTGAACGGCCAGGAGAAGTACCTGCTCCCGCAGCCCGCGGGCAGTGCCGCCGCCGTCGACCTGACCACCTCCAAGGCCGTCTGGATCGACCGCGACACCCTCGCCTGGAACGGCTCCGACGCCGCCGCCTCCACCCAGCTGCTGTACTCCCGCGACGGTGCGATCGCCGCGAAGGACGGCGCCCTGACCGGTGACGCGAAGTGGCTGCGCCTGTCGAAGGGCGAGCTGTCCGACGCCCAGAAGGCGAAGTTCCCCCATCTGAAGGAGTACGACGCCTGGACCGTCGACCCACGCGACCGCGACCGGGTCCGCGAGGCCCTGCGCGGCCAGGTCGTCGCCACCCAGCACGCGGCGAACCGAGCGGTGCTCGCCGCCACCGGCGTGCAGATCGCCGGAGTCCTCGACGACCTGTACCCCGGCGCCACCAAGGCCGACCTGGGCCCGACGTTCTCCACGGGCCGCCCCACCCTGTCGGTGTGGGCGCCGACCGCACAGCAGGTGTCCCTGGAGCTCGGCGACTCCACCGTGCCGATGAAGCGCGACGCCGCCACCGGCATCTGGTCCGCCACCGGCCCGAAATCCTGGAAAGGCAAGCCCTACCGGTACGTCGTGAAGGTCTGGGCGCCCAGCGTCCGCAAGGTCGTCACCAACAAGGTCACCGACCCCTACTCCCTCGCCCTCACCGCCGACTCCGAGCGCAGCCTCGTCGTCGACCTGGACGACAAGGCCCTCAAGCCCTCCGGCTGGTCGGCGTACACCAAGCCCCGGGCCGTACCGCTGAAGGACGCGCAGATCCAGGAGCTGCACATCCGGGACTTCTCCGTGGAGGACCGGACGGCGAAGCACCCCGGCACCTACCTGGCCTTCACCGACAAGGCCGCCGACGGCAGCAAGCACCTGCGTGAGCTGGCGACGGCGGGCACCTCCTACGTCCATCTGCTGCCCGCCTTCGACATCGCCACCATCCCGGAGAAGAAGGCCGACCAGGCGAAGCCCGGCTGTGACCTGGCCTCCTTCCCGGCCGACTCCGACAAGCAGCAGGAGTGCGTCGGCAAGACCGCCGCGAAGGACGCCTACAACTGGGGCTACGACCCGTACCACTACACGGTCCCCGAGGGCTCCTACGCCACCGACCCGGACGGCACCGCCCGCACGGTCGAGTTCCGGAAGATGGTCAAGGCCCTCAACGACGACGGACTGCGGGTCGTCATGGACGTCGTCTACAACCACACCGCCGCGAGCGGCCAGGAGAGGACGAGCGTCCTCGACCGGATCGTCCCCGGCTACTACCAGCGGCTCCTCGCCGACGGCTCGGTCGCCAACAGCACCTGCTGCGCCAACACCGCCACCGAGAACGCCATGATGGGCAAGCTCGTCGTCGACTCGATCGTCACCTGGGCGAAGGAGTACAAGGTCGACGGCTTCCGCTTCGACCTCATGGGCCACCACCCGAAGGCCAACATCCTCGCGGTCCGCAAGGCCCTCGACGCGCTGACCCTCGAGGAGGACGGCGTCGACGGCAAGAAGATCATCCTCTACGGCGAGGGCTGGAACTTCGGCGAGATCGCCGACGACGCCCGGTTCGTCCAGGCCACGCAGAAGAACATGGCCGGCACCGGCATCGCCACCTTCTCCGACCGGGCCCGTGACGCGGTCCGCGGCGGCGGCCCCTTCGACGAGGACCCCGGCGTCCAGGGCTTCGCCTCCGGCCTGTACACCGACCCCAACTCCTCGAAGAACAACGGCACCGAGGCCGAGCAGAAGGCCCGCCTGCTGCACTACCAGGACCTCATCAAGGTCGGGCTCTCCGGCAACCTCGCCGGCTACCGGTTCACCGACACCGCGGGCAAGGAGGTCAAGGGCTCCGAGGTCGACTACAACGGCGCCCCCGCCGGCTACGCCGACGCCCCCGGTGACGCCCTCGCCTACGCCGACGCCCACGACAACGAGTCCCTGTTCGACGCGCTCGCCTTCAAGCTGCCCGCTTCGACGAGCCCGGCCGACCGGGCCCGGATGCAGGTCCTGGCCATGGCGACGGCCACCCTCTCGCAGGGCCCGGCCCTCTCCCAGGCGGGCACCGACCTGCTGCGCTCCAAGTCCCTGGACCGCAACTCCTACGACAGCGGCGACTGGTTCAACGCCGTCCACTGGAGGTGCGAGGACGGCAACGGCTTCGGCCGCGGACTGCCCATGGCGGCCGACAACACCGACAAGTGGCCGTACGCCAAGCCCCTGCTGAGCACGGTCGAGGTGGGCTGCGAGCAGATCGAGGGCACCTCGGCCGCCTACCGCGACCTGTTGCGGATCCGCGGCACCGAGACGGACTTCTCCCTCGGCACGGCCGAGCGGGTGCAGTCCCGGCTCTCCTTCCCGCTGTCCGGGGAGGACGAGACGCCCGGCGTGATCACCATGCGCCTCGGCGACCTCGTCGTCGTCTTCAACGCCACCCCCGAGAAGCAGGAACAGCGCGTCCCGGCACTCGCCGGGGCCGGCTACCGGCTGCACCCGGTGCAGGCGGCGGGGGCGGACTCCACCGTCAAGTCCTCCTCCTACGCGGCCGAATCGGGCACGTTCGCCGTTCCGGGGCGTACGGTCGCCGTCTTCACCCGGTCCGCCGGATAG
- a CDS encoding alpha-amylase, translating into MARRYLTSAVALAAATVVMNPTSAQASPPGTKDVTAVLFEWNFASVARECTTTLGPAGYGYVQVSPPAEHIQGSQWWTSYQPVSYKIAGRLGDRTAFRNMVNTCHAAGVKVVADTVINHMAAGSGTGTGGSSYTKYTYPGLYSAPDFDDCTGQINNYQDRWNVQHCELVGLFDLDTSENYVRSAIAGYMNDLLSLGVDGFRIDAAKHIDTADLATIKSRLNNPSVYWKQEVIYGSGEAVQPTEYTSNGDVQEFRYAYDLKRVFNNENLAYLKNYGEGWGYMSSGVSGVFVDNHDTERNGSTLSYKDNANYTLANVFMLAWPYGAPDINSGYEFSDHDAGPPNGGQVNACWQNGWKCQHNWPEIKSMVGFRNATRGQAVTNWWDNGGDAIAFGRGSKGFVAINHESGSLSRTYQTSLPAGSYCNVQNNTTVTVNSSGQFTASLGSNTALAIYAGKSTC; encoded by the coding sequence ATGGCACGCAGATACCTCACCTCCGCCGTCGCGCTCGCCGCGGCTACGGTTGTCATGAACCCGACCAGTGCACAGGCCTCCCCACCTGGCACCAAGGACGTCACCGCCGTCCTCTTCGAGTGGAACTTCGCCTCGGTCGCCCGCGAGTGCACCACCACCCTCGGACCCGCCGGCTACGGCTACGTCCAGGTCTCCCCGCCCGCCGAGCACATACAGGGCTCGCAGTGGTGGACCTCGTACCAGCCGGTCAGCTACAAGATCGCCGGCCGGCTCGGCGACCGCACGGCCTTCCGCAACATGGTGAACACGTGTCACGCGGCCGGTGTGAAGGTCGTCGCGGACACCGTCATCAACCACATGGCGGCCGGCAGCGGCACCGGCACCGGCGGCTCGTCGTACACGAAGTACACCTACCCCGGCCTGTACTCCGCGCCCGACTTCGACGACTGCACGGGCCAGATCAACAACTACCAGGACCGCTGGAACGTCCAGCACTGCGAACTGGTCGGTCTCTTCGACCTCGACACGAGCGAGAACTACGTCCGCAGCGCGATCGCCGGCTACATGAACGACCTGCTCTCCCTCGGTGTCGACGGCTTCCGCATCGACGCGGCCAAGCACATCGACACCGCCGACCTCGCCACCATCAAGTCCCGGCTGAACAACCCGTCGGTGTACTGGAAGCAGGAGGTCATCTACGGCTCCGGCGAGGCGGTCCAGCCCACCGAATACACGAGTAACGGCGACGTCCAGGAGTTCCGCTACGCCTACGACCTCAAGCGCGTCTTCAACAACGAGAACCTCGCCTATCTGAAGAACTACGGCGAGGGCTGGGGCTATATGAGCAGCGGCGTCTCCGGTGTCTTCGTCGACAACCACGACACCGAGCGCAACGGCTCGACCCTCAGCTACAAGGACAACGCCAACTACACCCTGGCCAACGTCTTCATGCTGGCCTGGCCCTACGGCGCCCCGGACATCAACTCCGGCTACGAGTTCTCCGACCACGACGCCGGCCCGCCGAACGGCGGCCAGGTGAACGCCTGCTGGCAGAACGGCTGGAAGTGCCAGCACAACTGGCCCGAGATCAAGTCCATGGTCGGTTTCCGCAATGCCACCCGCGGCCAGGCCGTCACCAACTGGTGGGACAACGGCGGTGACGCGATCGCCTTCGGCCGGGGCAGCAAGGGCTTCGTGGCCATCAACCACGAGTCGGGATCGCTGAGCCGGACGTACCAGACGTCGCTGCCGGCCGGGTCGTACTGCAACGTGCAGAACAACACGACCGTGACGGTGAACTCCAGCGGGCAGTTCACCGCCTCCCTGGGCTCCAACACGGCCCTGGCCATATACGCGGGCAAGTCCACCTGTTAG
- a CDS encoding glycoside hydrolase family 13 protein, with translation MSQHSAAPAPTPTVAVAKRRDWWRDAVIYQVYPRSFADSNGDGMGDLEGVRSRLPYLRDLGVDAVWLSPFYASPQADAGYDVADYRAVDPMFGSLLDADALIRDAHRLDLRIIVDLVPNHSSDQHEWFKRAVAEGPGSSLRDRYHFRPGKGENGELPPNDWESIFGGPAWTRVTEPDGTPGEWYLHLFAPEQPDFNWEHPAVGDEFRSILRFWLDMGVDGFRIDVAHGLVKAQGLPDLGSHDQVKLLGNDVMPFFDQEGVHEIYRQWRLILDEYAGERIFVAEAWTPTIERTAHYVRPDELHQAFNFQYLSTHWDAEEMREVIDRTLEAMRPVGAPATWVLSNHDVTRHATRFANPPGLGTQIRLAGDRELGLRRARAASLLMLALPGSAYVYQGEELGLPDVVDLPDEVRQDPAYFRGAGQDGFRDGCRVPIPWTRTGSSYGFGDGGSWLPQPEGWGELSVEAQTGEAGSTLELYRAALRVRREQRDLGAGTSVEWLRAPEGVLAFRRGEFVCVANTTGESVAMPAYGRVLVASGEIVEVDDEAKVPADTTVWWTSATAGARA, from the coding sequence ATGAGCCAGCACTCAGCTGCACCTGCCCCCACCCCCACAGTGGCCGTCGCCAAGCGCCGCGACTGGTGGCGGGACGCGGTGATCTACCAGGTGTACCCACGCAGCTTCGCCGACAGCAACGGCGACGGCATGGGCGACCTGGAGGGTGTCCGCAGCCGCCTGCCGTACCTGCGCGACCTCGGCGTGGACGCCGTGTGGCTCAGCCCCTTCTACGCCTCGCCGCAGGCCGACGCCGGCTACGACGTCGCCGACTACCGCGCGGTCGACCCCATGTTCGGCAGCCTCCTGGACGCCGACGCGCTCATCCGCGACGCCCACCGGCTGGACCTGCGGATCATCGTCGACCTGGTCCCCAACCACTCCTCCGACCAGCACGAGTGGTTCAAGCGGGCCGTCGCCGAGGGCCCGGGCTCCTCGCTGCGGGACCGCTACCACTTCCGCCCCGGCAAGGGTGAGAACGGCGAACTGCCGCCCAACGACTGGGAGTCGATCTTCGGCGGCCCGGCCTGGACCCGGGTCACCGAGCCCGACGGCACGCCCGGCGAGTGGTACCTGCACCTCTTCGCCCCCGAGCAGCCCGACTTCAACTGGGAGCACCCGGCGGTCGGCGACGAGTTCCGCTCCATCCTGCGCTTCTGGCTGGACATGGGCGTCGACGGCTTCCGTATCGATGTCGCCCACGGTCTGGTGAAGGCGCAGGGCCTGCCCGACCTTGGATCCCACGACCAGGTGAAGCTGCTGGGCAACGATGTCATGCCGTTCTTCGACCAGGAGGGCGTGCACGAGATCTACCGGCAGTGGCGGCTCATCCTCGACGAGTACGCGGGCGAGCGGATCTTCGTCGCCGAGGCCTGGACGCCGACCATCGAGCGCACGGCCCACTACGTCCGCCCGGACGAGCTGCACCAGGCCTTCAACTTCCAGTACCTCAGCACCCACTGGGACGCCGAGGAGATGCGCGAGGTCATCGACCGCACCCTGGAGGCCATGCGCCCGGTCGGCGCCCCCGCCACCTGGGTGCTGTCCAACCACGATGTGACCCGGCACGCCACCCGCTTCGCCAACCCGCCCGGCCTCGGCACCCAGATCCGCCTGGCCGGCGACCGCGAGCTGGGCCTGCGCAGGGCCCGGGCCGCGAGCCTGCTGATGCTGGCACTGCCCGGCTCGGCCTACGTCTACCAGGGCGAGGAGCTCGGCCTGCCCGACGTCGTCGACCTGCCGGACGAGGTGCGCCAGGACCCGGCGTACTTCCGGGGCGCGGGCCAGGACGGCTTCCGCGACGGCTGCCGGGTGCCGATCCCGTGGACCCGGACGGGTTCGTCGTACGGCTTCGGCGACGGGGGCAGCTGGCTGCCGCAGCCGGAGGGCTGGGGCGAGCTGAGCGTCGAGGCGCAGACCGGCGAGGCCGGTTCGACCCTGGAGCTGTACCGGGCCGCGCTGCGCGTGCGGCGCGAGCAGCGCGACCTCGGCGCCGGCACCTCCGTGGAGTGGCTGCGCGCGCCCGAGGGCGTGCTGGCCTTCCGGCGCGGGGAGTTCGTGTGCGTCGCGAACACCACCGGCGAGTCGGTGGCGATGCCGGCGTACGGCCGGGTGCTGGTGGCGAGCGGGGAGATCGTCGAGGTGGACGACGAGGCGAAGGTGCCGGCCGACACCACGGTGTGGTGGACCTCCGCGACCGCGGGGGCCCGCGCCTGA